One window from the genome of Amycolatopsis sp. NBC_01480 encodes:
- a CDS encoding GcvT family protein, with amino-acid sequence MTRVVIIGAGIVGANLADELTARGWTDVTVLDQGPLPLTGGSTSHAPGLVFQTNASKAMTEFASYTVEKLRGLEVDGLPCFNQVGGMEVATTPARWQDLKRKQGWATSWGVEARLIDPAECVERWPLLDGSAVFGALYVPTDGLAKASRAVVALARRAESRGARFVGSTRVTGVRQSGGRVTGVETDQGDFAADIVVSCAGFWGREIGAMVGLDVPLLPLAHQYAKTGQVAELIGRNTEAGEASLPILRHQDQDLYFREHVDRIGIGSYAHRPMPVSPLAASDEVTESSMPSMLPFTEEDFAPSWEESRLLLPALRQTKVEEGFNGIFSFTPDGQSLVGESTEVRGFWIAEAIWVTHSAGIAKAVAEQLVHGRSETDLHELDLHRFEAVQLAPEYVSETSQQNFVEIYDVLHPLQPKLSPRNLRVSPFHARQRELGAVFLEAGGWERPHWFEANAPLLKQLPHDYLPPARDSWAAQFHSPIAAAEAWHTRNGVALYDMTPLKRVEVSGPGALAFLQRLTTNQLDKSVGSVTYTLMLDEAGGVRSDVTVARLEPEVFQVGINGNIDVAYFRSLLPDDVRVRDITGATCCIGVWGPLARDLVQPLSREDFSHTGLKYFRARQARIAGVPVTAMRLSYVGELGWEIYTEADNGQRLWDALWAAGRELGVIAAGRAAFNSLRLEKGYRLWGTDMTTEHDPYEAGVGFAVRPAKGDFVGREAIDGRSEETASRRLRCLTVDDGRTVVLGKEPVFVDGAPAGYVTSAAYGYTIGRPIAYAWLPAGVGIGDGVEIEYFGRRVPATVAAEPLVDPGMERIRR; translated from the coding sequence ATGACCCGTGTCGTGATCATCGGCGCCGGCATCGTGGGCGCCAACCTCGCCGACGAGCTGACCGCCCGCGGCTGGACCGACGTCACCGTGCTCGACCAGGGCCCGCTGCCGCTCACCGGCGGCTCGACCTCGCACGCACCCGGCCTGGTCTTCCAGACCAACGCGTCGAAGGCGATGACGGAGTTCGCGAGCTACACCGTCGAGAAGCTGCGCGGGCTCGAAGTGGACGGGCTGCCGTGTTTCAACCAGGTCGGCGGGATGGAGGTGGCGACCACCCCGGCGCGGTGGCAGGACCTGAAGCGCAAGCAGGGCTGGGCGACGTCTTGGGGCGTCGAGGCGCGGCTGATCGACCCGGCCGAATGCGTCGAACGGTGGCCGCTGCTCGACGGCTCGGCGGTCTTCGGTGCGCTGTACGTGCCGACGGACGGGCTGGCCAAGGCGTCCCGCGCGGTGGTCGCGCTGGCGCGGCGGGCGGAATCGCGGGGCGCGCGGTTCGTCGGCTCGACGCGGGTGACCGGCGTCCGGCAGTCGGGCGGGCGCGTCACCGGAGTCGAGACGGACCAGGGTGACTTCGCGGCGGACATCGTCGTGTCGTGCGCCGGGTTCTGGGGCCGGGAGATCGGCGCCATGGTGGGCCTGGACGTGCCGCTGCTGCCGCTCGCGCACCAGTACGCGAAGACCGGGCAGGTCGCGGAGCTGATCGGGCGCAACACCGAGGCGGGTGAGGCGAGCCTGCCGATTCTGCGCCACCAGGACCAGGATCTGTACTTCCGCGAGCACGTGGACCGGATCGGCATCGGGTCCTACGCGCACCGGCCGATGCCGGTCTCGCCGCTCGCGGCCTCGGACGAGGTGACCGAATCGTCGATGCCGTCGATGCTTCCGTTCACCGAGGAGGACTTCGCGCCGTCGTGGGAGGAGAGCCGGCTGCTGCTGCCGGCGCTGCGGCAGACCAAGGTCGAGGAGGGCTTCAACGGGATCTTCTCCTTCACCCCGGACGGCCAGTCGCTGGTGGGGGAGTCCACCGAGGTCCGCGGCTTCTGGATCGCCGAGGCGATCTGGGTGACCCACTCGGCGGGCATCGCCAAGGCCGTCGCCGAGCAGCTGGTGCACGGGCGGTCCGAGACCGACCTGCACGAGCTGGACCTGCACCGGTTCGAGGCGGTGCAGCTCGCGCCGGAGTACGTGAGCGAGACCTCGCAGCAGAACTTCGTGGAGATCTACGACGTGCTGCACCCGTTGCAGCCCAAGCTTTCGCCGCGGAACCTGCGGGTCAGCCCGTTCCACGCCCGGCAGCGCGAGCTGGGCGCGGTGTTCCTGGAGGCGGGCGGCTGGGAGCGGCCGCACTGGTTCGAGGCCAACGCGCCGCTGCTCAAGCAGCTCCCGCACGACTACCTGCCGCCCGCGCGCGACAGCTGGGCCGCGCAGTTCCACTCCCCGATCGCGGCGGCCGAGGCCTGGCACACGCGCAACGGCGTCGCACTGTATGACATGACGCCGCTGAAACGGGTCGAGGTCAGCGGGCCGGGGGCGCTGGCGTTCTTGCAGCGGCTCACGACGAACCAGCTCGACAAGTCCGTCGGCTCGGTGACGTACACGCTGATGCTCGACGAGGCGGGCGGCGTGCGCAGTGACGTCACCGTGGCGCGACTGGAGCCGGAGGTGTTCCAGGTGGGCATCAACGGCAACATCGACGTCGCGTACTTCCGCTCGCTGCTGCCCGACGACGTGCGCGTCCGCGACATCACGGGCGCTACCTGTTGCATCGGCGTGTGGGGGCCGCTCGCGCGGGATCTGGTGCAGCCACTGTCGCGAGAGGACTTCTCGCACACCGGGCTGAAGTACTTCCGCGCGCGCCAGGCGCGGATCGCCGGCGTCCCGGTGACCGCGATGCGACTGTCCTATGTGGGCGAACTCGGCTGGGAGATCTACACCGAGGCCGACAACGGGCAACGGCTGTGGGACGCGCTGTGGGCCGCCGGGCGGGAGCTGGGCGTGATCGCGGCCGGGCGGGCGGCGTTCAACAGCCTGCGGCTGGAGAAGGGCTATCGCTTGTGGGGCACGGACATGACCACGGAGCACGACCCGTACGAGGCCGGGGTCGGCTTCGCGGTCCGGCCGGCGAAGGGCGATTTTGTCGGCCGGGAAGCGATCGACGGCCGCAGCGAGGAGACAGCGTCGCGACGCCTCCGCTGCCTGACCGTGGACGACGGCCGGACGGTGGTGCTCGGAAAGGAGCCGGTATTCGTCGACGGTGCCCCGGCCGGATACGTGACAAGCGCGGCGTACGGCTACACGATCGGGCGGCCGATCGCGTATGCGTGGCTCCCGGCCGGCGTCGGTATTGGTGACGGTGTGGAGATCGAGTACTTCGGCCGCCGGGTCCCGGCGACGGTGGCGGCCGAGCCGCTCGTCGACCCCGGCATGGAGCGGATCCGGCGTTGA
- the purU gene encoding formyltetrahydrofolate deformylase gives MGRFKRPPANETRRARVTEHFTLTLRCPERSGIVHAVTTFLVGRGCDIVEHQQFDDDVRGSLFLRTAFSCDKSTVDDLTRAFTPVAGEFGMEFQFSGTEPDRLLVMVSKFGHCLNDLLFRWRAGSLGAEIALVVSNHEDLRPMAEAAGVPFVHVPVTPGTKAEAEQRLLDLVGEHSIDLVVLARYMQVLSDELCAKLQGRAINIHHSFLPGFKGAKPYHQAYDRGVKYVGATAHYVTPALDEGPIIEQEVQRVDHTHSPRALVTVGRDAEALALSRAVRWHCERRVLLNGNSTVVFR, from the coding sequence ATGGGGCGCTTCAAGCGACCACCGGCAAACGAGACACGGAGGGCCCGCGTGACCGAGCACTTCACCCTGACCCTGCGCTGCCCGGAACGCTCGGGCATCGTGCACGCCGTCACCACGTTCCTGGTCGGCCGCGGCTGTGACATCGTGGAGCACCAGCAGTTCGACGACGACGTGCGCGGCTCGCTGTTCCTGCGCACCGCGTTCAGCTGCGACAAGTCCACTGTGGACGACCTGACCCGCGCGTTCACGCCGGTGGCCGGCGAGTTCGGCATGGAGTTCCAGTTCTCCGGCACCGAGCCGGACCGGCTGCTGGTGATGGTCTCCAAGTTCGGGCACTGCCTGAACGACCTGCTGTTCCGCTGGCGCGCGGGCAGCCTCGGCGCGGAGATCGCGCTGGTGGTGTCCAACCACGAGGACCTGCGCCCGATGGCCGAGGCGGCCGGCGTGCCGTTCGTGCACGTGCCGGTCACGCCCGGGACCAAGGCCGAGGCCGAGCAACGGCTGCTGGACCTGGTCGGCGAGCACTCGATCGACCTGGTGGTGCTGGCCCGCTACATGCAGGTCCTGTCCGACGAGCTGTGCGCGAAGCTCCAGGGCCGCGCGATCAACATCCACCACTCGTTCCTGCCCGGGTTCAAGGGCGCCAAGCCGTACCACCAGGCCTACGACCGCGGCGTCAAGTACGTCGGCGCCACCGCCCACTACGTCACCCCGGCCCTGGACGAGGGCCCGATCATCGAGCAGGAGGTGCAGCGCGTGGACCACACGCACTCGCCCCGCGCGCTGGTGACCGTCGGCCGCGACGCGGAGGCGCTGGCGCTCTCGCGCGCCGTGCGCTGGCACTGTGAGCGCCGCGTCCTGCTCAACGGCAACAGCACCGTCGTCTTCCGCTGA
- a CDS encoding zinc-dependent alcohol dehydrogenase — protein sequence MKAFVVHGPGEAGVAEVAEPEPGVGEVVVEVERAGVCGTDVEFFTGEMEYLAEGHARYPMRLGHEWCGTVVRAGEGVHPAWVGRRAVGDTMLGCGRCRRCRGGRQHTCADRQEVGIRGGRAGALAERLAVPVTSLHELPDGIDGPLGALVEPGGNAVRAARAAAGERVLVLGPGTIGLLTALFARAAGAEVHLVGTTPSSLEFARSLGFPATADLPEPPFDAVVDATNDPSSPARGLELVEPGGRLVCIGLAGTPSRMDARSLVFKDVTAIGILSASPGLADAVDAYARGDVDPRPLVAATVGLDGVAAVLAGERPAGALAGPKILVDPQRL from the coding sequence ATGAAGGCGTTTGTCGTGCACGGGCCCGGGGAGGCCGGGGTGGCCGAGGTCGCCGAGCCGGAGCCCGGCGTCGGCGAGGTGGTGGTCGAGGTCGAGCGGGCCGGGGTGTGCGGCACGGACGTCGAGTTCTTCACCGGCGAGATGGAGTACCTCGCCGAGGGCCACGCGCGCTACCCGATGCGGCTCGGCCACGAGTGGTGCGGCACGGTCGTGCGCGCGGGCGAAGGGGTGCACCCGGCGTGGGTCGGGCGCCGCGCGGTCGGCGACACCATGCTCGGTTGCGGCCGATGCCGTCGTTGCCGCGGCGGGCGCCAGCACACTTGCGCGGACCGTCAGGAGGTCGGCATCCGCGGCGGCCGCGCCGGAGCGCTGGCCGAACGCCTCGCGGTGCCGGTGACCTCGCTGCACGAGCTGCCGGACGGGATCGACGGACCGCTCGGCGCGCTGGTCGAGCCGGGCGGCAACGCGGTACGCGCCGCGCGGGCCGCCGCCGGCGAACGGGTCCTGGTCCTCGGCCCGGGCACGATCGGGCTGCTGACAGCGCTGTTCGCGCGCGCGGCCGGCGCCGAGGTCCACCTGGTCGGGACCACGCCTTCGTCGCTGGAATTCGCGCGGTCCCTGGGTTTCCCGGCCACGGCGGACCTGCCGGAGCCACCGTTCGACGCGGTGGTGGACGCCACGAACGACCCGTCATCCCCGGCGCGGGGCCTGGAACTGGTGGAGCCGGGCGGCCGCTTGGTCTGCATCGGCCTGGCCGGAACCCCGAGCCGGATGGACGCCCGGTCGCTGGTGTTCAAGGACGTGACCGCGATCGGGATCCTCAGCGCGTCCCCGGGCCTGGCCGACGCCGTCGACGCCTACGCCCGCGGCGACGTCGACCCGCGCCCCCTCGTGGCAGCGACGGTCGGCCTGGACGGTGTGGCCGCCGTACTCGCGGGCGAGCGCCCAGCCGGCGCCTTGGCGGGTCCGAAGATCCTGGTCGATCCCCAGCGGTTGTGA
- a CDS encoding carbohydrate ABC transporter permease: protein MKKSLTQRVMLSVIGILVALVFFFPTYWMFTTSLKTPGDVLSPKYDLIPTSATLSNFASALTKPGFVTYLSNSLIVTLGAVIAALVVGVLAAIPLARFRFRGRKGFLLLILMAQLAPLSALFIPMYLLMRDLGLLNTLPSLLLVYFATSLPFTVWMLYGFVNGIPYDLEEAAMIDGCSRTGAFRRVTLPLLGPGLVTTSVFSFITAWNEFLFALVFMRDQSKQTLPVWLSSFRTAFSVDWGGVMAASVVYAIPALVFFLIVQRKLVSGMTAGAVKG from the coding sequence GTGAAGAAGTCCCTGACCCAGCGGGTCATGCTCTCGGTCATCGGCATTCTCGTCGCGCTGGTGTTCTTCTTCCCGACGTACTGGATGTTCACCACGTCGCTGAAGACCCCGGGTGACGTGCTTTCGCCGAAGTACGACCTGATCCCGACTTCGGCGACGCTGTCGAACTTCGCGTCGGCGCTGACGAAGCCGGGATTCGTGACGTACCTGAGCAACAGCCTGATCGTCACGCTCGGCGCGGTGATCGCGGCGCTGGTGGTGGGCGTGCTGGCGGCGATCCCGCTGGCGCGGTTCCGGTTCCGCGGGCGCAAGGGCTTCCTGCTGCTGATCCTGATGGCGCAGCTGGCCCCGCTCTCGGCGCTGTTCATCCCGATGTACCTGCTGATGCGCGACCTCGGGCTGCTCAACACCCTGCCTTCGCTGCTGCTGGTGTACTTCGCCACTTCGCTGCCGTTCACGGTCTGGATGCTCTACGGGTTCGTCAACGGCATCCCGTACGACCTCGAAGAGGCCGCGATGATCGACGGCTGCAGCCGCACCGGCGCGTTCCGCCGGGTCACGCTGCCGCTGCTGGGCCCGGGCCTGGTGACGACGTCGGTGTTCAGCTTCATCACCGCGTGGAACGAGTTCCTGTTCGCCCTGGTGTTCATGCGGGACCAGTCCAAGCAGACGCTGCCGGTGTGGCTCTCGTCGTTCCGGACCGCGTTCTCGGTGGACTGGGGCGGGGTGATGGCGGCGTCGGTGGTCTACGCGATCCCGGCGCTGGTGTTCTTCCTGATCGTGCAGCGCAAGCTGGTGTCCGGCATGACCGCCGGCGCGGTGAAGGGATAG
- a CDS encoding oxidoreductase: MPKTWLITGSSRGFGRELAQAVLESGDRLVATARRPEQLDDLVRKYGDSVRAVALDVTDAEAARAAVQTAVAEFGSLDVVVNNAGYADSAPIEEMSDEDFRAQIDANLYGVVNVTKAALPVLRQQRSGHVVQFSSIGGRVGGSPGMGAYQTAKFAVEGFSEVLNNEVKPFGVKVLIVEPGPFRTDWAGSSMAIAPVGPEYEETVGAMNRGRAGAATWPGDPARAAKIILDVVAHPEPPLRLLLGAAAVELAAKSSAERAAEARQWADVSRAADFPPGE; the protein is encoded by the coding sequence ATGCCCAAGACGTGGCTCATCACCGGCAGTTCCCGCGGCTTCGGCCGCGAGCTGGCGCAGGCGGTCCTCGAAAGCGGCGACCGCCTGGTCGCCACCGCGCGGCGGCCCGAGCAGCTCGACGACCTCGTCCGCAAGTACGGCGACAGCGTGCGCGCGGTGGCCCTCGACGTCACCGATGCGGAGGCAGCGCGGGCCGCTGTCCAGACCGCCGTGGCGGAGTTCGGCTCGCTCGACGTCGTGGTGAACAACGCCGGCTACGCCGATTCCGCGCCGATCGAAGAGATGTCCGACGAGGATTTCCGCGCGCAGATCGACGCGAACCTGTACGGCGTCGTCAACGTCACCAAGGCGGCGCTGCCGGTGCTGCGGCAGCAGCGTTCGGGGCACGTCGTGCAGTTCTCCTCGATCGGCGGGCGGGTCGGCGGCTCGCCCGGGATGGGCGCGTACCAGACCGCGAAGTTCGCCGTCGAAGGGTTCTCCGAGGTGCTGAACAACGAGGTGAAACCGTTCGGGGTCAAGGTGCTGATCGTCGAGCCGGGGCCGTTCCGCACGGATTGGGCGGGCTCGTCGATGGCGATCGCGCCGGTCGGCCCGGAGTACGAGGAGACCGTCGGCGCGATGAACCGCGGGCGCGCGGGCGCGGCGACCTGGCCCGGTGATCCGGCGCGGGCGGCGAAGATCATCCTCGACGTCGTCGCCCACCCCGAGCCGCCGCTGCGGCTGCTGCTGGGGGCCGCGGCGGTCGAGCTGGCCGCGAAGTCCTCGGCCGAGCGCGCGGCCGAGGCGCGGCAGTGGGCGGACGTCAGCCGGGCGGCGGACTTCCCGCCGGGGGAGTGA
- a CDS encoding sarcosine oxidase subunit gamma, with protein MTAEILRRAPLGPGLLPAVLGAEERPFLTQLTLRVREGHEAVGAVLGVPLPSEPCTFASGTGEFGAVDVLWLGPDEYLVLAATGVAGLEPAVRAAIGVGAVTDTSAQRTTVALSGPAVRDVLAHGCSIDLHPKAAPAGTCVQTLLARTGVILLVRGDEEYTVLVRQSFASYFAAWLADAALEYRELP; from the coding sequence GTGACGGCTGAAATCCTGCGCCGCGCGCCGCTCGGGCCAGGCCTGCTGCCCGCGGTGCTCGGCGCCGAGGAGCGACCGTTCCTGACCCAGCTCACGCTGCGAGTGCGTGAGGGCCACGAGGCGGTGGGCGCCGTGCTCGGTGTCCCGCTGCCGTCGGAACCGTGCACTTTTGCCTCCGGGACGGGGGAGTTCGGCGCCGTCGACGTGCTGTGGCTGGGCCCGGACGAGTACCTCGTGCTCGCCGCCACCGGCGTGGCCGGGCTGGAACCGGCCGTGCGGGCCGCGATCGGGGTGGGCGCGGTGACCGACACCTCGGCGCAGCGCACCACCGTGGCGCTTTCCGGCCCGGCGGTGCGGGACGTGCTGGCCCACGGCTGCTCGATCGACCTGCACCCGAAGGCGGCGCCGGCCGGCACCTGCGTGCAGACCCTGCTCGCGCGGACCGGCGTCATCCTCCTGGTCCGCGGGGACGAGGAGTACACCGTCCTGGTCCGGCAGTCGTTCGCGTCCTACTTCGCCGCCTGGCTGGCCGACGCCGCACTGGAATACCGGGAGCTGCCATGA
- a CDS encoding glycoside hydrolase family 3 protein, translated as MADLRRLAEAVLLPGFAGTTAPDWLRRRLGEGLGGVVLFGRNVVDDEQVAALTAALRAERDDVVVGIDEEGGDVTRLDVATGSFVPGPLALGAADDPELTTAVAAALGERLAACGVTVNLAPCADLTLAAQDPIIGVRAFGSDPAKASPHVAAYVTGLQKYGVAACAKHFPGHGAATEDSHVALPVLPRTVEELREIELVPFAAAIGAGVRAIMSGHLVVRAWGDEPATLNHVALTDVLRGELGFTGAVITDALEMGAVSGAYGRHDGLGTAAVRSLAAGADALCIGGAAFDAETLDRITATIVAAVADGTLPLERLADAAARTASLGTSPAPASIRPVDRTLGLEAARAALRIQGSPRLSGVPLVVDVRTDPTIAAGPMPWGLGPHLAELVPGTRVLNVGPDDAAAVRSAAREAGSVVVVTREAHRHPEVLAFLGELSDVDYIRVETGVPGTDFGAGDRIDTFSGSYVSLRAAAEYLA; from the coding sequence TTGGCTGATCTTCGAAGGCTCGCGGAAGCCGTGCTGCTGCCCGGTTTCGCGGGCACGACCGCGCCGGACTGGCTGCGGCGGCGCCTGGGCGAGGGCCTGGGCGGCGTGGTCCTGTTCGGCCGCAACGTGGTCGACGACGAGCAGGTGGCGGCGCTGACCGCGGCCCTGCGCGCCGAGCGGGACGACGTGGTGGTCGGGATCGACGAGGAGGGCGGCGACGTCACGCGGCTCGACGTCGCCACCGGGTCGTTCGTGCCCGGCCCGCTCGCCCTCGGCGCGGCCGACGACCCGGAGCTGACCACGGCCGTCGCGGCGGCCCTCGGCGAGCGGCTGGCCGCTTGCGGCGTCACGGTGAACCTGGCGCCGTGTGCGGACCTGACGCTGGCGGCGCAGGACCCGATCATCGGCGTCCGGGCGTTCGGTTCGGACCCGGCCAAGGCGTCGCCGCACGTGGCGGCTTATGTGACGGGGCTGCAGAAGTACGGCGTCGCGGCGTGCGCGAAGCACTTCCCCGGGCACGGCGCGGCGACGGAGGATTCGCACGTGGCGCTGCCCGTGCTCCCCCGGACCGTCGAGGAACTGCGGGAGATCGAGCTGGTCCCCTTCGCCGCGGCGATCGGCGCCGGCGTGCGCGCGATCATGTCCGGCCACCTGGTGGTGCGGGCGTGGGGCGACGAGCCGGCGACGCTCAACCACGTGGCCCTGACCGACGTGCTGCGCGGCGAGCTGGGCTTCACCGGCGCGGTGATCACCGACGCGCTGGAAATGGGCGCGGTCTCCGGCGCCTACGGCCGGCACGACGGCCTCGGCACGGCGGCCGTCCGCTCCCTCGCCGCCGGCGCCGACGCCCTGTGCATCGGCGGCGCGGCCTTCGACGCCGAAACCCTCGACCGCATCACGGCGACCATCGTCGCCGCGGTCGCCGACGGCACGCTCCCTCTGGAACGGCTCGCCGATGCTGCGGCCCGGACTGCTTCGCTGGGCACGTCGCCGGCGCCGGCGTCGATCCGTCCGGTGGACCGCACCCTGGGGCTGGAGGCGGCGCGCGCCGCACTGCGGATCCAGGGCTCGCCGCGGTTGTCCGGGGTGCCGCTGGTGGTCGACGTCCGGACGGACCCGACCATCGCGGCCGGGCCGATGCCGTGGGGGCTCGGCCCGCACTTGGCCGAGCTGGTGCCGGGGACCCGCGTGCTGAACGTCGGCCCGGACGATGCCGCGGCGGTGCGTTCGGCTGCTCGTGAAGCCGGGTCCGTCGTCGTGGTGACTCGCGAGGCGCACCGTCATCCTGAGGTGCTGGCGTTTCTCGGCGAACTGTCCGATGTGGACTACATCCGGGTCGAGACCGGTGTCCCTGGAACGGATTTCGGCGCTGGGGATCGGATCGACACGTTCAGCGGCTCGTACGTGAGCCTGCGCGCTGCCGCGGAGTACCTCGCCTGA
- a CDS encoding sugar ABC transporter substrate-binding protein, with translation MKRWLKLVAGAAAITLATAGCAGSGGGDNASGSGGTGTGTLTVWLMTGSAPDSLTGALNKEFEAAHSGVKVDYQIQQWNGIQQKLTTALAGDNPPDVIEVGNTQTPAFAAQGVLEDLTSSANDLNGAQWLAGLKASGEYDGKTYGVPFYAANREVLYRKDMFQQAGITSTPTSNAEWLDAITKLKAKFGSDPQFQSLYLPGQYWYSLLSFIWDNGGDVAKANGKSFKSTLDSAGSKAGLEFYKQLVDASGTTAPKDNDEATPQQAGIYGGGKVAMFIGTPGEVATAAKTDPSITDKTGAFPIPGKTAGQPAPVFLGGSNLVVPVNSKNKDLAKAYLKLLSGNKYMTQMAAAGYVPGTSSDVSALAKDPLGAVMATASKNGRAVPTSPKWGEVESGQNPLKDMLTAYLTGKKTVDQATADANAALDKIIGG, from the coding sequence GTGAAGCGCTGGCTCAAGCTGGTGGCGGGCGCCGCCGCCATCACCCTCGCGACAGCCGGCTGTGCCGGCTCAGGCGGCGGTGACAACGCCTCCGGCTCGGGAGGCACGGGCACCGGGACGCTCACGGTCTGGCTGATGACCGGCTCCGCGCCGGACAGCCTGACGGGTGCGCTCAACAAGGAGTTCGAGGCCGCGCACTCCGGGGTCAAGGTCGACTACCAGATCCAGCAGTGGAACGGGATCCAGCAGAAGCTGACCACCGCGCTGGCCGGGGACAACCCGCCCGACGTGATCGAGGTCGGCAACACGCAGACCCCGGCGTTCGCCGCGCAGGGCGTGCTGGAGGACCTGACCTCCTCGGCCAACGACCTCAACGGCGCGCAGTGGCTCGCCGGGCTCAAGGCCTCGGGCGAGTACGACGGCAAGACCTACGGCGTGCCGTTCTACGCCGCCAACCGGGAGGTGCTGTACCGCAAGGACATGTTCCAGCAGGCCGGCATCACCTCGACGCCGACCTCGAACGCGGAGTGGCTCGACGCCATCACCAAGCTCAAGGCGAAGTTCGGCAGCGACCCGCAGTTCCAGTCGCTCTACCTGCCGGGCCAGTACTGGTACTCGCTGCTGTCGTTCATCTGGGACAACGGCGGTGACGTCGCCAAGGCCAACGGCAAGTCGTTCAAGTCCACGCTCGACAGCGCCGGCTCGAAGGCGGGCCTGGAGTTCTACAAGCAGCTCGTGGACGCCTCGGGCACCACCGCGCCGAAGGACAACGACGAGGCGACCCCGCAGCAGGCCGGCATCTACGGCGGCGGCAAGGTCGCGATGTTCATCGGCACCCCGGGCGAGGTGGCCACCGCCGCCAAGACCGACCCGAGCATCACGGACAAGACCGGCGCGTTCCCCATCCCGGGCAAGACCGCGGGCCAGCCGGCCCCGGTGTTCCTCGGCGGCTCGAACCTCGTCGTCCCGGTCAACAGCAAGAACAAGGACCTGGCGAAGGCGTACCTGAAGCTGCTCTCGGGCAACAAGTACATGACCCAGATGGCCGCGGCCGGCTACGTGCCGGGCACCTCGTCCGACGTCAGCGCGCTGGCCAAGGACCCGCTGGGCGCGGTCATGGCCACCGCCTCGAAGAACGGCCGCGCGGTGCCCACCAGCCCGAAGTGGGGTGAGGTCGAATCCGGCCAGAACCCGCTGAAGGACATGCTGACCGCGTACCTGACCGGCAAGAAGACCGTCGACCAGGCCACGGCCGACGCGAACGCCGCGCTCGACAAGATCATCGGCGGATGA
- a CDS encoding carbohydrate ABC transporter permease translates to MTATKEMPTPAGATPPASARVSPAKPRRRGGLGERLTPYLLILPALVAVLVLLGWPTIQMLMISLRQLDLRELVTGKLVWVGLSNYTDTLSDPEFWSVTIRSVLFTAALVVATLVVALLIAVLMRHLNPVIRVCVQVALVLAWAVPVIATTTVFQWIFDQQYGILNKTLDRLGFHSFIGYSWFSTGTSTLTVIGLLVTWQAVPFVAFTLYAGLIGVPREQYEAAGIDGAGPFQTFRAVSWPAIRPILTMVTFLSVLWDFNMFGQVWAIRQGGPDGQSTTLAILQYLKGIAGSHFGSAAAIATIMLVLLLAVTARYVQLLVRTKDGEIA, encoded by the coding sequence ATGACGGCGACCAAGGAGATGCCGACGCCGGCGGGGGCCACCCCGCCGGCGTCGGCGCGCGTCAGTCCCGCGAAACCGCGGCGCCGGGGCGGGCTCGGCGAGCGGCTGACGCCCTACCTGCTGATCCTGCCCGCCCTCGTCGCCGTGCTGGTGCTGCTCGGCTGGCCCACCATCCAGATGCTGATGATCAGCCTGCGTCAGCTGGACCTGCGCGAGCTGGTGACCGGGAAGCTGGTCTGGGTCGGGCTCTCGAATTACACGGACACCCTGTCGGACCCGGAGTTCTGGTCGGTGACGATCCGGAGCGTGCTGTTCACCGCCGCGCTGGTCGTGGCGACGCTGGTGGTGGCGCTGCTGATCGCGGTGCTGATGCGCCACCTCAACCCGGTGATCCGCGTCTGCGTGCAGGTCGCGCTGGTGCTCGCCTGGGCCGTACCGGTGATCGCCACGACCACGGTGTTCCAGTGGATCTTCGACCAGCAGTACGGAATCCTGAACAAAACGCTGGACCGGCTGGGCTTCCACTCGTTCATCGGCTACTCGTGGTTCTCCACCGGGACCAGCACGCTGACCGTGATCGGGCTGCTGGTCACCTGGCAGGCCGTGCCGTTCGTGGCCTTCACGCTGTACGCGGGTCTGATCGGCGTGCCGCGCGAGCAGTACGAGGCGGCGGGCATCGACGGCGCCGGGCCGTTCCAGACGTTCCGCGCGGTCAGCTGGCCGGCCATCCGGCCGATCCTGACCATGGTGACGTTCCTGTCGGTGCTGTGGGACTTCAACATGTTCGGCCAGGTCTGGGCGATCCGCCAGGGCGGGCCGGACGGGCAGAGCACCACGCTCGCCATCCTGCAGTACCTCAAGGGCATCGCCGGCAGCCACTTCGGCAGCGCCGCGGCGATCGCGACCATCATGCTGGTGCTGCTGCTCGCGGTCACCGCCCGCTACGTCCAGCTGCTGGTCCGGACCAAGGACGGTGAGATCGCGTGA